The nucleotide sequence AATTGATACGATGAGATGagattttttttctttgggttcATTCATACATAATGGTTTCCTTTAGTTGTGAGGTGTGTAACGATACAGTCATTAAGAAAAAGCTTGCACAACATCAGCAAAGATGCAGAGGTGCGTACTTTACTTGTATTGACTGTAACGTCACGTTCTACAACAATGATCACAATGCACATACCTCTTGTATAACTGAGGCCGAGAAGTACGAGAAGGCTTTGTATAAGGGCAAGAAGCTGCAAAAGCCTCTTGAGAAAAGGGAGGCCCCTTCGAGCCTGatgaaggaagagaagccaaagaaggaagagaagccaaagaaggaagaaaagccaaagaaggaagaaaagccaaagaaagagaaatcCAAAA is from Yamadazyma tenuis chromosome 6, complete sequence and encodes:
- a CDS encoding uncharacterized protein (EggNog:ENOG503NZ0V; COG:D), which translates into the protein MVSFSCEVCNDTVIKKKLAQHQQRCRGAYFTCIDCNVTFYNNDHNAHTSCITEAEKYEKALYKGKKSQKPLEKREAPSSSMKEEKPKKEEKPKKEEKPKKEEKPKKEKSKKAGKPKAEHKKHINSSVDALSSSLKVNKPISFKKAIKDLTKVQQKELLKQLHIVKNADDSVSLHF